The Candidatus Rokuibacteriota bacterium genome includes a window with the following:
- a CDS encoding heterodisulfide reductase-related iron-sulfur binding cluster, with protein MAHEGMTLSLPPAGPLTLHGHDVEGVNRCVHCGLCLAYCPTFSILGTEMDSPRGRIFLVKALAEGRLALSDATVSHLDLCLGCRACETVCPSAVPYGQLIEAARAEIERQRPGGPLRRLFRWLNFAVLLPNPRFLGFAAAGLRFYQVSGVQRLVRALGLLKLLPSPLGEWEPLLPVLPPAAERAPLPALTPAAGTKRARVGLLTGCIQQIAFGSQNRATARVLAKNGAEVVAPPEQACCGALHAHAGEHDLAVTLAKRAIEVFEAAKVDCVVVNTSGCGAHMKAYGTLLADDPAWRERARHFASRVRDLSEFLVEEPLRGPLGTVKKTVTYHDPCHIVHGQKISKPPRALLAQIPGLTVVPLKEADWCCGSAGTYNLTQPEMARTLQERKVAHIRATGAEAVVTANPGCIIQIVQGLDAAGASVKVLHLVELLDESYRNAPHPQAPHPQAPHPTLSPEGRGKLAPPEPSPPSGERVG; from the coding sequence ATGGCTCACGAGGGGATGACGCTCTCGTTACCACCGGCCGGGCCGCTGACGCTCCACGGCCACGACGTCGAGGGCGTCAACCGCTGCGTCCATTGCGGCCTCTGCCTCGCCTACTGTCCGACCTTCTCCATCCTCGGCACCGAGATGGACTCGCCGCGCGGCCGGATCTTCCTCGTCAAGGCGCTCGCGGAGGGACGCCTCGCCCTCAGCGACGCGACGGTCTCGCACCTCGACCTCTGTCTCGGCTGCCGCGCCTGCGAGACCGTCTGTCCCTCGGCCGTGCCCTATGGCCAGCTGATCGAAGCCGCGCGCGCCGAGATCGAGCGCCAGCGGCCGGGCGGGCCGCTGCGGCGCCTGTTCCGCTGGCTGAACTTCGCGGTCCTGCTGCCGAACCCGCGGTTCTTGGGCTTCGCCGCGGCGGGGCTGCGCTTCTACCAGGTCAGCGGGGTTCAGCGTCTCGTGCGCGCGCTGGGTCTGCTCAAGCTCCTGCCGTCACCACTCGGGGAGTGGGAGCCGCTCCTGCCCGTGCTCCCGCCCGCCGCGGAACGCGCGCCGCTTCCCGCCCTCACGCCTGCTGCGGGCACGAAGCGCGCTCGCGTGGGACTCTTGACCGGCTGCATCCAGCAGATCGCCTTCGGCTCTCAGAACCGCGCGACGGCGCGCGTGCTGGCAAAGAACGGCGCGGAGGTCGTCGCGCCGCCTGAGCAGGCCTGTTGCGGCGCGCTCCACGCGCACGCGGGCGAGCACGACCTTGCCGTGACTCTCGCCAAGCGCGCCATCGAGGTCTTCGAGGCCGCGAAGGTCGACTGCGTCGTCGTCAACACGTCCGGGTGCGGAGCCCACATGAAGGCCTACGGGACTCTCCTAGCCGATGATCCCGCCTGGCGTGAGCGGGCACGGCACTTCGCCTCGCGCGTCCGCGATCTCTCCGAGTTCCTCGTCGAGGAGCCGCTGCGCGGGCCACTGGGAACCGTGAAGAAGACCGTGACGTATCACGACCCCTGTCACATCGTCCACGGCCAGAAGATCTCGAAGCCGCCGCGCGCGCTCCTGGCCCAGATCCCCGGGCTCACCGTGGTGCCGCTCAAGGAAGCGGACTGGTGCTGCGGCTCGGCGGGCACCTACAACCTGACCCAGCCCGAGATGGCGCGGACGCTCCAGGAGCGCAAGGTGGCGCACATCCGCGCGACAGGGGCGGAGGCCGTCGTCACGGCCAATCCCGGCTGCATCATCCAGATCGTCCAGGGGCTCGACGCCGCGGGCGCGTCCGTCAAGGTGCTCCACCTCGTCGAGCTCCTCGACGAGTCCTACCGGAACGCCCCTCACCCTCAGGCCCCTCACCCTCAGGCCCCTCACCCTACCCTCTCCCCAGAGGGGAGAGGGAAACTAGCTCCTCCAGAACCCTCGCCCCCATCGGGGGAGAGGGTAGGGTGA
- a CDS encoding Rieske 2Fe-2S domain-containing protein: MARTKVLDLAALPDGGVELVVADGLDVALFRRGDEIFAIGNECAHKGGNLCDGRVEGDIVTCPLHGWEFDLRSGACMTIPGESVPRFVVSVEDSAIYLEEPA, translated from the coding sequence ATGGCGCGGACCAAGGTCCTTGATCTGGCGGCGCTGCCGGACGGCGGCGTCGAGCTGGTCGTCGCGGACGGCCTCGACGTGGCGCTCTTCCGCCGCGGCGACGAGATCTTCGCCATCGGCAACGAGTGTGCCCACAAGGGCGGCAATCTCTGCGATGGCCGCGTCGAGGGCGACATCGTCACCTGCCCGCTCCACGGCTGGGAGTTCGATCTCCGCTCGGGCGCCTGCATGACGATCCCGGGCGAGTCCGTGCCGCGCTTCGTGGTGAGCGTGGAGGACAGCGCCATCTATCTCGAGGAGCCCGCATGA
- a CDS encoding molybdopterin-binding protein, which yields MKDAVPEEHKAHAPASVGCFVLTISDSKTPETDTSGALIRELLSVAGHRVTGHAIVKDDPEQVAAVIRSGCAAPSVEAFILTGGTGITSRDSTYEAIEALLDKRLAGFGELFRMLSYQEIGAAAMLSRAQGGVVQGRVLFSLPGSPNACRLALEKLIIPELPHLIREVRR from the coding sequence ATGAAGGACGCCGTCCCGGAGGAGCACAAAGCGCACGCTCCAGCCTCGGTCGGCTGCTTCGTGCTGACCATTTCGGACTCCAAGACGCCCGAGACCGACACGAGCGGGGCGCTGATCCGGGAGCTTCTGAGCGTGGCGGGCCACCGCGTCACGGGCCACGCCATCGTCAAGGACGACCCGGAGCAGGTGGCGGCGGTCATTCGCTCGGGCTGCGCCGCGCCGTCTGTCGAGGCCTTCATCCTCACGGGAGGCACCGGGATCACGAGCCGCGACTCCACGTACGAGGCGATCGAGGCGCTCCTCGACAAGCGGCTCGCGGGCTTCGGCGAGCTCTTCCGCATGCTCTCCTACCAGGAGATCGGCGCGGCGGCGATGCTCTCGCGCGCGCAGGGCGGCGTGGTCCAGGGGCGCGTCCTCTTCTCCCTGCCGGGCTCGCCAAACGCCTGCCGGCTCGCGCTGGAGAAGCTCATCATCCCGGAATTGCCGCACCTGATCCGCGAGGTCAGGCGCTAG
- a CDS encoding trypsin-like peptidase domain-containing protein, whose translation MARHATRILMALLLCVVLAGPGAAQTPPSGPLWSDSGGAQVPADIARLNDHMNGLAEKLKPALVQLRVRRAAEPQAEGATPETPEERRSSGSGFLIRQDGYLITNEHVVADADLIQVKLADGRRFVGRLVGKDERVDLALVKIEATGLPVAPLGDSNRLRVGEFVLALGHPFGLEQTVSFGIVSRKGAPLQVASPGFDFIQTDAAVNPGNSGGPLVNMAGEVVGINSMAARNGTIGFAIPVNIVKGLLPQLASKGKVEWGWLGVGIAEVGDEDVPKYQLKEQRGVLIRNVVAGQPADRGGVKADDVILAVDGEQIEGPRDLQRIISSTPVGRAVKLYVIRGGKEQELEVTVGLYQAAASRPQPRRAPVSPHGPEGPAPKPPAPAPK comes from the coding sequence ATGGCGAGGCACGCGACGCGAATCCTGATGGCGCTTCTGCTCTGCGTGGTACTGGCCGGCCCCGGAGCGGCCCAGACCCCGCCCTCGGGCCCGCTCTGGAGCGACAGCGGCGGCGCCCAGGTGCCTGCCGACATCGCCCGCCTCAACGACCACATGAACGGCCTCGCCGAGAAGCTGAAGCCCGCCCTGGTCCAGCTGCGTGTGCGCCGCGCCGCCGAGCCCCAGGCAGAGGGCGCGACGCCGGAGACGCCCGAAGAGCGGCGCAGCTCGGGGTCCGGCTTCCTGATCCGCCAGGACGGCTACCTCATCACGAACGAGCACGTCGTCGCCGATGCCGACCTCATTCAGGTCAAGCTGGCCGACGGCCGCCGCTTCGTAGGCCGGCTCGTGGGCAAGGACGAGCGCGTGGACCTGGCGCTGGTCAAGATCGAGGCGACCGGCCTGCCCGTGGCGCCGCTCGGCGACTCCAATCGGCTCCGCGTGGGCGAGTTCGTCTTGGCACTCGGCCACCCCTTCGGCCTCGAGCAGACCGTGTCCTTCGGCATCGTCAGCAGAAAAGGCGCGCCGCTCCAGGTGGCCTCGCCGGGCTTCGATTTCATCCAGACCGACGCCGCCGTCAACCCGGGCAACTCGGGCGGGCCGCTCGTCAACATGGCGGGCGAGGTCGTGGGCATCAACAGCATGGCCGCGCGGAACGGCACCATCGGCTTCGCCATCCCGGTCAACATCGTCAAGGGCCTCCTGCCCCAGCTGGCGTCCAAGGGCAAGGTCGAGTGGGGCTGGCTCGGCGTCGGCATCGCGGAGGTGGGCGACGAGGACGTACCGAAGTACCAGTTGAAGGAGCAGCGCGGGGTGCTGATCCGAAACGTGGTCGCGGGCCAGCCGGCCGACAGGGGCGGCGTCAAGGCCGACGACGTGATCCTCGCCGTGGACGGCGAGCAGATCGAAGGCCCGCGCGATCTCCAGCGCATCATCTCGAGCACGCCGGTCGGCCGGGCCGTTAAGCTGTACGTCATACGCGGCGGCAAGGAGCAGGAGCTCGAGGTGACCGTCGGCCTGTACCAGGCCGCCGCGTCGCGCCCGCAGCCGCGCCGCGCGCCGGTGTCGCCGCATGGGCCCGAGGGGCCCGCGCCCAAGCCGCCGGCTCCCGCTCCGAAGTGA
- a CDS encoding MBL fold metallo-hydrolase — protein MRAVLLGTGSPPPNPKRRGPATLLALGDEKFLVDAGSGVGVQLVQAGVRPYDWPRVLITHHHSDHMIDLGHLLITRWIVGQNAPFEVWGPAGTKRQMDKLLDYLDWDIEIRRGHMVKRERPRVAVTEIEEGKILEAGGVTVSAFSVDHGPVKPAFGYRFEGGGRRVVVSGDTRPSENLIRWSQGVDCLIHECCEMAKTSWVPGCGWPTIEEKIKDLASYHTQPEDIGRVAKAANPGKLVITHMMPASVPAALEAAAKRHYAGPVTVGEDLLEV, from the coding sequence ATGCGCGCCGTCCTTCTCGGCACGGGCTCGCCGCCTCCCAACCCCAAGCGCCGCGGCCCCGCGACCCTGCTGGCGCTGGGCGACGAGAAGTTCCTCGTGGATGCGGGCTCGGGAGTGGGCGTCCAGCTCGTCCAGGCGGGCGTGCGCCCCTACGACTGGCCGCGCGTGCTCATTACCCACCACCACTCCGACCACATGATCGATCTCGGCCATCTTCTGATCACGCGCTGGATCGTGGGGCAGAACGCGCCCTTCGAGGTGTGGGGGCCGGCCGGGACGAAGCGGCAGATGGACAAGCTCCTCGACTACCTCGACTGGGACATCGAGATCCGCCGCGGCCACATGGTCAAGCGCGAGCGCCCGCGCGTGGCGGTGACGGAGATCGAGGAAGGCAAGATCCTCGAGGCCGGCGGCGTGACGGTGAGCGCCTTCAGCGTCGACCACGGCCCCGTCAAGCCCGCCTTCGGCTACCGCTTCGAGGGCGGCGGCAGGCGCGTCGTGGTGTCAGGCGACACGCGGCCGTCCGAGAACCTCATCCGCTGGAGCCAGGGCGTGGACTGTCTGATCCACGAATGCTGCGAGATGGCGAAGACCTCGTGGGTTCCCGGCTGCGGCTGGCCGACAATCGAGGAGAAGATCAAGGACCTCGCCTCCTACCACACCCAGCCCGAGGACATCGGCCGAGTGGCCAAGGCCGCGAACCCCGGCAAGCTCGTCATCACCCACATGATGCCGGCCTCGGTGCCGGCCGCGCTCGAAGCGGCGGCCAAGCGCCACTACGCTGGCCCCGTCACCGTGGGCGAAGATCTCCTCGAGGTCTGA
- a CDS encoding MBL fold metallo-hydrolase, whose amino-acid sequence MTTPVALRFLGSGDAFGSDGRFQTCMHLSGAGGALLIDCGTSSLIAMKRDGVDPGDVDVVLLTHLHGDHFGGVPFLILDAQFTRRARPLLIAGPPGVRARVETTMEALFPGSTAVQRKFEVGFIELAERRTARVGSATVTAFPVLHASGAPPYALRVDYGGRIIAYSGDTEWAESLIEAARGADLFVCEAYTFDRHLKFHLDYKTIEAQAERLGARRIILTHMGRDMLAREAEARSERAHDGLVVML is encoded by the coding sequence ATGACCACGCCAGTCGCGCTCCGGTTTCTGGGCTCGGGCGACGCCTTCGGCAGCGACGGGCGCTTCCAGACCTGCATGCACCTCTCGGGGGCGGGCGGGGCCCTGCTGATCGACTGTGGGACTTCCTCGCTCATCGCCATGAAGCGGGACGGCGTCGATCCGGGCGACGTGGACGTGGTGCTGTTGACCCACCTTCACGGTGACCACTTCGGTGGCGTGCCGTTCCTGATCCTGGACGCCCAGTTCACCCGGCGCGCCCGGCCCCTCCTGATCGCGGGGCCGCCCGGCGTGCGGGCCCGCGTTGAGACAACCATGGAGGCGCTCTTCCCCGGCTCCACGGCAGTTCAGAGGAAGTTCGAGGTAGGGTTCATCGAGCTAGCGGAGCGCCGCACGGCTCGCGTGGGCTCGGCCACCGTCACCGCATTTCCCGTCCTTCACGCGAGTGGCGCCCCACCTTATGCGCTCCGCGTGGACTACGGCGGTAGGATCATCGCCTACTCGGGCGACACGGAGTGGGCGGAGAGCCTGATCGAGGCTGCCCGCGGCGCCGATCTCTTCGTCTGCGAGGCTTACACGTTCGACAGACACCTCAAGTTTCACCTCGACTACAAGACGATCGAAGCGCAGGCCGAGCGGCTGGGCGCCCGGCGCATCATCCTCACCCACATGGGGCGGGACATGCTGGCGCGCGAGGCGGAAGCACGCTCCGAGCGCGCCCACGACGGTCTCGTGGTGATGCTGTGA
- a CDS encoding SDR family oxidoreductase yields the protein MRALVIGASGQVGASLLTTLRARGHEVRGTYGHHAAPDLDPLELTDHAAVARAVAAARPDWVFCPAGLSHVDYCEDHVDEAMAANRDGPAAAARAAEAAGAGFVFYSSDYVFDGVAGPFGEDDTPRPRSVYGRSKHEGEEAVLIACRRAVVIRTSVVYGPERQEKNFVYQLIRACREGKGFRLAVDQRASPSYNPDVAAASVELCERGLAGLWHIAGPEVLDRYAFALLVCKEFGLDASRLSAVTTAALGQKAARPLDGGLKVVKAQVQLKTRLRSPAEGLHAMREFLERGRPHVDQPGNMK from the coding sequence ATGCGCGCCCTCGTCATCGGCGCCTCCGGCCAGGTGGGCGCCTCGCTCTTGACCACGCTGCGCGCGCGCGGCCACGAAGTCCGCGGTACCTACGGACACCACGCCGCGCCGGACCTCGACCCTCTCGAGCTCACCGACCACGCCGCCGTCGCGCGGGCCGTCGCCGCGGCGCGCCCCGACTGGGTCTTCTGCCCCGCGGGGCTGTCCCACGTGGACTACTGCGAGGATCATGTAGACGAGGCGATGGCGGCCAACCGCGACGGGCCCGCGGCAGCGGCCCGCGCCGCCGAGGCCGCGGGCGCCGGCTTCGTCTTCTACTCGAGCGACTACGTCTTCGATGGGGTCGCCGGGCCCTTCGGCGAGGACGACACGCCGCGGCCGCGGAGCGTCTACGGGAGGAGCAAGCACGAGGGCGAGGAGGCCGTGCTGATCGCCTGCCGTCGCGCCGTCGTCATCCGCACCAGCGTCGTCTACGGCCCGGAGCGCCAGGAGAAGAACTTCGTCTACCAGCTGATCCGCGCCTGCCGCGAGGGGAAGGGGTTCCGCCTGGCCGTCGACCAGCGGGCGAGCCCGTCGTACAACCCCGACGTCGCCGCGGCCAGCGTGGAGCTGTGCGAGCGCGGGCTCGCCGGCCTCTGGCACATCGCCGGGCCCGAGGTGCTCGACCGCTACGCCTTCGCGCTCCTGGTCTGCAAGGAGTTCGGCCTCGACGCCTCCCGTCTCAGCGCTGTCACGACGGCCGCGCTCGGACAGAAGGCGGCCCGGCCGCTCGACGGCGGGCTCAAGGTCGTCAAAGCCCAGGTGCAACTCAAGACGCGGCTCAGATCGCCCGCCGAGGGGCTCCACGCCATGCGGGAGTTCCTCGAGCGCGGCCGTCCGCACGTTGACCAGCCCGGGAACATGAAGTAG
- a CDS encoding GAF domain-containing protein encodes MRRGAKPGKAKGETRRPVVRTWPKNEASKRRDLEKRLAESQEREKAIREILQEKDRALTEAHAQATELLEQQVATSEILRVISSTPADTQPVFEAIVNSTQRLMAGKSTVLLLRRDPQFVVGAYAGPAIADLPDQVRAAPLDREQNFPSRAILDAEIVHVPDWEADDVPEHERVVGRSFGIRAGLMVPLLREGQGIGALVVTRSTAGPYDEKEIALLRSFADQAVIAIENVRLFTELQARTGELTQSVEKLTALGEVSRAVNSTLDVETVLNTIVSRASQLAGADSCSIFEYDEAAEQFELRATHNDDTGFVEALRAAPLRKGEGLMGRAVEMREPVQVPDITQPGAYQSSARDTLIRFGYRAVLSVPLLREDQIIGSLSFTRKAAGEFPPEVVEVLKTFATQSALAIQNARLFREIADKSAQLEAASRHKSEFLANMSHELRTPLNAIIGFSEVLVDRMFGELNEKQDEYLKDIHASGAHLLSLINDILDLSKIEAGRMELEATDFDLPSTIDNALILVRERATRRGITLGRTIDEHLGMLRGDERKVKQVLLNLLSNALKFTPEGGRIDVSAAEHDGVAEIAVTDTGVGIAPGDQEAVFEEFRQVGTADKKAEGTGLGLALSRKFIELHGGRIWVKSLPGQGSTFTFTLPVRRED; translated from the coding sequence ATGCGTCGAGGGGCAAAGCCCGGGAAGGCGAAGGGTGAAACCAGGCGACCGGTCGTCCGCACGTGGCCGAAGAACGAAGCCTCCAAGCGGCGCGATCTGGAGAAGCGCCTGGCGGAGAGCCAGGAGCGGGAGAAAGCGATACGCGAGATCCTGCAGGAGAAGGATCGCGCGCTGACCGAAGCCCACGCGCAGGCCACGGAGTTGCTCGAGCAGCAAGTGGCGACGAGCGAGATCCTGCGCGTGATCTCGAGCACGCCGGCCGACACCCAGCCTGTCTTCGAAGCCATCGTCAACAGCACCCAACGCCTGATGGCGGGAAAATCCACGGTTCTTCTCCTGCGCCGCGACCCGCAGTTCGTGGTCGGCGCGTACGCCGGACCGGCAATAGCGGATCTTCCCGACCAGGTTCGCGCCGCCCCGCTCGATCGGGAGCAGAATTTCCCGTCGCGCGCGATCCTGGACGCAGAGATCGTGCACGTCCCCGACTGGGAAGCCGACGACGTTCCCGAGCACGAACGCGTCGTCGGGCGGTCCTTCGGCATCAGGGCCGGGCTGATGGTCCCGCTGCTTCGCGAAGGCCAGGGGATCGGGGCGCTCGTCGTCACCCGGAGCACGGCGGGCCCATACGACGAGAAGGAGATCGCGCTGCTGCGATCGTTCGCCGACCAGGCCGTGATCGCGATCGAGAACGTGCGGCTGTTCACGGAGCTGCAGGCGCGGACGGGCGAGCTGACCCAGTCGGTCGAGAAGCTGACAGCGCTGGGCGAGGTTAGCCGGGCCGTCAACTCGACGCTGGACGTCGAGACGGTGCTCAACACGATCGTCTCCCGCGCCAGCCAGCTCGCCGGAGCCGACAGCTGCTCGATCTTCGAGTACGACGAAGCCGCCGAGCAGTTCGAGCTGCGCGCCACCCATAACGACGACACGGGGTTTGTCGAGGCCCTTCGGGCGGCGCCCCTCCGGAAGGGCGAAGGGTTGATGGGGCGCGCGGTCGAGATGCGGGAGCCTGTCCAGGTCCCCGACATCACCCAGCCCGGGGCCTACCAGAGCAGCGCCCGGGACACCCTCATCCGGTTCGGGTACCGGGCGGTCCTCTCCGTGCCACTGCTCCGTGAGGACCAGATCATCGGCAGCCTGTCCTTCACCCGCAAGGCGGCCGGCGAGTTCCCCCCGGAGGTCGTGGAGGTCCTGAAGACCTTCGCCACCCAGTCGGCCTTGGCGATCCAGAACGCCCGGCTCTTCCGGGAGATCGCGGACAAGAGCGCCCAACTCGAGGCCGCCAGCCGGCACAAGTCTGAGTTTCTCGCCAACATGTCGCACGAGCTACGGACGCCGCTGAACGCTATCATTGGATTCTCCGAGGTGCTGGTCGATCGGATGTTCGGCGAGCTGAACGAGAAGCAGGACGAGTACCTGAAGGACATCCACGCGTCGGGTGCGCATCTGCTGTCCCTGATCAACGACATTCTCGATCTCTCCAAGATCGAGGCGGGGCGGATGGAGCTGGAGGCGACCGACTTCGACCTGCCGAGTACCATCGACAACGCGCTGATCCTGGTACGGGAGCGGGCAACCCGACGGGGAATCACCCTGGGGCGCACGATCGACGAGCACTTGGGGATGCTGCGCGGGGACGAGCGCAAGGTCAAGCAGGTGCTCCTGAATCTCCTGTCCAACGCCTTGAAGTTCACCCCCGAGGGGGGCCGGATCGACGTCAGCGCCGCGGAGCATGACGGTGTCGCCGAGATTGCCGTGACGGATACCGGGGTCGGCATCGCGCCCGGGGATCAGGAGGCGGTGTTCGAGGAGTTCCGGCAGGTGGGGACGGCAGACAAGAAGGCCGAGGGCACGGGACTTGGGCTGGCGCTCTCCCGGAAGTTCATCGAGCTCCACGGGGGCCGGATCTGGGTGAAGAGCCTGCCCGGGCAAGGCTCGACGTTCACGTTCACACTGCCGGTGCGTCGTGAGGACTGA
- a CDS encoding clostripain-related cysteine peptidase codes for MPDTRTHEPAVLPDPHAKVITPPGPEAQWLVLEYLAADNDLEGELLADLAEMERVGSTPGVVEILAQVDRSPGNDASKGNWHGSRRYYVTRGTDPRKISSRVLADLGPTNTGDPGVLESYIRFGALRYPARATALVLLNHGSGFYVPPDMQAHARAAHEASTPRARRRRRPPIFHTTRERLRETAPADRGIAYDDGASDCLDNQELKRVLATAHRALGRKVDLVGMDACLMTMIEVAYQLRDHAQVLVGSEDVEPGPGWPHAAILADLTKHPAMTGAELGAAVVQRYVESYRHGGEDATQSAINLGRLDDLVEAVDVLARRLLAGLKSAAVIASLLAARRKTLQFFEGLYVDLYHLAANLATTAGNSLIADACRDVQRIIDGDEVRSPIIAQAHAGAPMAPARGLSIYFPLFLDRSAFYRELDFARATRWADLLDAYLGTGRRGDAR; via the coding sequence ATGCCCGACACGCGTACCCATGAGCCCGCCGTGCTGCCTGACCCGCACGCGAAGGTCATTACGCCCCCGGGGCCGGAGGCGCAGTGGCTGGTGCTCGAGTACCTCGCCGCCGACAACGACCTCGAGGGCGAGCTCCTCGCCGACCTGGCCGAGATGGAGCGCGTGGGCTCCACGCCGGGCGTCGTCGAGATCCTCGCCCAGGTGGATCGCTCGCCGGGGAACGACGCCTCCAAGGGCAACTGGCACGGCAGCCGGCGCTACTACGTCACGCGGGGGACGGACCCGCGGAAGATCAGCTCGCGCGTCCTGGCTGACCTCGGCCCGACCAACACCGGCGATCCCGGCGTGCTGGAGAGCTACATCCGGTTCGGGGCGCTCCGCTATCCCGCGCGCGCGACCGCGCTCGTGCTGCTCAACCACGGCTCCGGCTTCTACGTGCCGCCCGACATGCAGGCTCACGCGAGAGCGGCGCATGAGGCGTCAACGCCCCGGGCCCGACGGCGTCGCCGGCCGCCGATCTTCCACACGACGCGCGAGCGCCTGCGGGAGACCGCGCCCGCCGACCGCGGCATCGCCTACGACGACGGCGCATCCGACTGCCTCGACAACCAGGAGCTGAAACGCGTGCTCGCCACCGCCCATCGCGCCCTCGGGCGGAAGGTCGACCTGGTCGGCATGGACGCCTGCCTCATGACCATGATCGAGGTGGCCTACCAGCTCCGGGACCACGCGCAGGTCCTCGTGGGCTCGGAGGACGTGGAGCCCGGCCCGGGCTGGCCGCATGCGGCGATCCTGGCTGACCTCACGAAGCACCCCGCGATGACCGGCGCCGAGCTGGGCGCCGCCGTCGTCCAGCGCTACGTCGAGTCCTACCGGCACGGCGGCGAGGACGCCACCCAGTCCGCGATCAACCTGGGCAGGCTCGACGACCTGGTCGAGGCGGTGGACGTGCTGGCCCGTCGGCTCCTGGCCGGCCTCAAGAGCGCGGCGGTTATTGCTTCCCTCCTCGCCGCGCGCCGCAAGACGCTCCAGTTCTTCGAGGGCCTCTACGTGGACCTCTACCACCTGGCCGCCAACCTGGCGACCACCGCCGGCAACAGCCTCATCGCGGATGCCTGCCGCGACGTGCAGCGGATCATCGACGGCGACGAGGTCCGGAGCCCGATCATCGCCCAGGCGCACGCCGGCGCGCCCATGGCGCCGGCGCGAGGCCTCTCGATCTACTTCCCGCTGTTCCTGGACCGGTCCGCCTTCTATCGCGAGCTGGACTTCGCGCGGGCGACGCGCTGGGCCGATTTGCTCGACGCCTACCTCGGCACGGGAAGACGTGGCGACGCTCGATGA
- a CDS encoding thermonuclease family protein: MVWVVDGDTIHVRLGQRVEKVRYIGVNAPEVPHQVRYWQKGGHRASAVNRALVARHAVRLELDVSHRDRWGRLLAYAWVMRARKRVMANAEMVRRGYAQVMTIPPNLRHQALFLKLQREAREAGRGLWSGA; encoded by the coding sequence GTGGTCTGGGTCGTGGACGGCGACACGATCCACGTCCGGCTCGGCCAGCGCGTCGAGAAGGTGCGTTACATCGGCGTCAACGCGCCCGAGGTCCCGCACCAAGTGCGCTACTGGCAGAAGGGCGGCCACCGGGCGAGCGCGGTCAATCGCGCGCTCGTGGCCAGGCACGCCGTGCGTCTCGAGCTGGATGTCTCGCACCGCGATCGCTGGGGCAGGCTCCTGGCCTACGCGTGGGTCATGCGGGCCAGGAAGCGCGTGATGGCCAACGCCGAGATGGTCCGCCGCGGCTACGCGCAGGTCATGACGATCCCGCCGAATCTGAGGCACCAGGCGCTGTTCCTGAAGCTCCAGCGCGAGGCGCGCGAGGCGGGGCGGGGGCTCTGGAGTGGCGCGTGA